One segment of Methylotuvimicrobium sp. KM2 DNA contains the following:
- a CDS encoding TolC family outer membrane protein produces MNSSRFYFFKSAIVALLALLVQNQSFAQDLIEVYTQALENDPLLKQALARQYANAEFKDQGIARLLPTISATGASSREWLHNKKAGGFDFRGPQTNQEFWNNTFSLNFVQPVFHWDHWIQLSQSDNQIAQTEAEYLAELQNLMVKITEAYFNVLSAQDGLDFAVAEKNAIARQLEQAQQRFEVGLIAITDVYEATAAHDLALANEIEADNNLDNQKEALREIIGEFDGELSPIGKELPLIVPEPNEMKAWSDAALNGNFSIISAFNQAEFARKSVELQNSGHLPQLDIVGSYGVSDNTSTFGFRGDTQSIGLQLNVPLFEGGAVNSRTRQARQEFEAAKQNLIAAKRAVIRQVNNAYRGVNASISRVDALKSAVKSAESALEATEAGLEVGTRTMVEILAEQRNLYRAKRDHARSRYDYLINSIRLKQAASSLSENDLEYINSLLSH; encoded by the coding sequence ATGAATAGTAGCAGGTTTTATTTTTTTAAAAGCGCCATCGTGGCGCTATTGGCTTTACTTGTTCAAAATCAGTCCTTTGCGCAAGATCTTATTGAAGTTTATACGCAAGCCCTGGAAAATGATCCGCTATTAAAACAAGCGCTTGCACGGCAGTATGCCAACGCGGAATTCAAGGATCAAGGCATTGCACGTTTGCTACCCACTATTTCGGCGACCGGTGCCAGTAGCCGGGAATGGCTTCACAACAAAAAAGCCGGTGGCTTCGATTTTCGAGGTCCGCAGACTAATCAAGAATTTTGGAATAACACTTTTAGTCTTAATTTTGTGCAACCGGTTTTTCATTGGGATCATTGGATTCAATTAAGCCAGTCGGATAACCAAATTGCTCAGACCGAGGCCGAATATTTGGCGGAGCTGCAGAACTTAATGGTTAAAATTACCGAGGCTTATTTCAACGTGTTGTCTGCGCAGGACGGTCTAGACTTTGCGGTTGCCGAAAAAAATGCGATTGCTCGTCAACTGGAGCAAGCTCAACAGCGTTTCGAAGTCGGTTTGATTGCGATAACCGATGTTTATGAAGCGACGGCTGCTCATGATTTAGCCTTGGCCAATGAAATCGAAGCGGATAATAATCTCGATAATCAAAAGGAAGCTTTGCGTGAAATCATCGGCGAATTTGACGGGGAGCTTAGTCCCATAGGAAAAGAGTTGCCGTTGATTGTCCCTGAGCCCAATGAGATGAAGGCATGGAGCGATGCGGCGCTAAACGGCAACTTTTCGATCATTTCGGCATTCAATCAGGCCGAGTTCGCCAGGAAATCCGTCGAGTTGCAAAATAGCGGTCATCTGCCGCAATTAGATATCGTCGGTTCCTATGGCGTGTCGGATAATACCAGTACTTTCGGTTTTCGCGGCGATACGCAAAGCATCGGTTTGCAATTGAATGTGCCGCTATTCGAGGGCGGTGCGGTGAATTCGCGCACTCGGCAAGCAAGGCAAGAGTTTGAGGCGGCCAAACAAAATCTGATAGCGGCAAAGCGCGCCGTCATACGCCAGGTGAACAATGCCTACCGAGGCGTGAATGCCAGTATCAGTCGCGTCGACGCATTGAAATCGGCCGTTAAGTCGGCGGAGAGCGCGTTGGAAGCAACCGAAGCCGGTTTGGAAGTCGGTACTCGAACCATGGTTGAAATATTAGCCGAACAAAGAAACCTTTATCGTGCAAAACGAGATCATGCGCGCTCGCGCTACGATTATCTGATCAACAGTATTCGCCTGAAACAAGCAGCCAGCAGTTTGAGCGAAAATGATTTGGAATATATTAACTCGCTACTGTCGCATTAG